The sequence GCTTCCGTTTACCCGCTCGAAGTCGGCGGCATCAACTTCCACCGCAAGCGACCTCCCAAGAAGTTCGACTGAAACAACCAGATGATAGTGGCCATTCTTCCGGACCAGGATTCCTTCCAGGCCTCTGAGCGGTCCGGATTTGCTCCGTACCCGGTCGCCGATATTCAGAAAGGGATGGGGCTCGACGGAGAGCCCGTTCTTCACGGTTTTCCGGACAGCCGCGATCTCGTCCTCCGGTATTGGGGAGGCCCGGCCCGCTTGCCGCACAAAATCATAAACCCCGGGAGTTCGGAGAATCGTATTGCGCTCATCAAAACCGGAGAAAACGAATAGATAATTGGGAAACAACGGCAGAGAAAGTTCCTTGACCCGGTCTCGCCATCGGTGTCGAGCTTCATAAACGGGGAGAAATACTTCCACCCCCTCCTTGTCGAGAAACCGGGCTACCGTCCTCTCATGACGGTGCCGTGTATAGAGCGCAAACCAGGCACGAGGCTGACTTCTCAACTCAATATCCA comes from Acidobacteriota bacterium and encodes:
- a CDS encoding UpxY family transcription antiterminator codes for the protein MDIELRSQPRAWFALYTRHRHERTVARFLDKEGVEVFLPVYEARHRWRDRVKELSLPLFPNYLFVFSGFDERNTILRTPGVYDFVRQAGRASPIPEDEIAAVRKTVKNGLSVEPHPFLNIGDRVRSKSGPLRGLEGILVRKNGHYHLVVSVELLGRSLAVEVDAADFERVNGSSPFRCEAASS